In the genome of Daucus carota subsp. sativus chromosome 9, DH1 v3.0, whole genome shotgun sequence, the window ACCTCAATTAACGATTTTGTTTAAAACAACATACAAAAATGCTCGCACTCTGGCATATACAGTCAGTTACAGATAGCAAGCTTGGGCGACAATTCATCAGCCACCCCATAGTCAAGACTAAGTTCCCTCAAGGGTGGGATATTCTCCAAAGCGAACAACATAAGACGAGGAAAGAGCACATTACTGTGATCATACAACACAAACTGAACCATCACATTGGGACTTCTACTATGGCTCATGTAACATGCCACGTTCCTCATGCTTGATACATCCATTGCAAAGTCCAATGGAGGAATTGAGGGATGCGAAGGCCTAACATAATTAGAGGCTACTCGTGACACATCTCCCCATTCTGCCCATCTTTCAGAGAACCGTCTTGGATAAACTAAGTTATCACCAGCCATTGAAATTACTTGGGCTTGGTCCCGAGTCAAAACAACTCCTGCATACTCACAAAGAAAAGAACCAGCCTGAATCAAGTCCAAAGATCTAACTCCCCAGCCAGTTTCCCGGGATCGAAACACTTCAAATGTGTTCTTCACACCTTTCTGACTTACACGATTTCTACAAGTTGGAGGACAAGAACAAGATGGACCACATTCAAAGATTATTGGCTTGCCCTGAATCAATATACCTCTTTCATCATAAGCAAACTGGCCCCCGTTCTTCATCGCACAGAAACAATTGCTTAAACAACCAAGAACACAATTACATCCACTACTCCCAAACTGGTACACATAAGAAGGAATAACAGATTTCACCAAATATTGATAAGCCAACGGTTCATGATCTCTATCAATATCATTAAACAACAAAACAGGGACATTTTCCTTTTTCATTGACATATCCAAACAAACATACCCCCTCGGCCTAACCTCCAAAGGCCTAACTCTAAGATTTTGTGCAAACCTAAGAACCAAACTACCCCTTTCCGGCTGATTCTCAAGTCTAACAATCTTAAACTTATAAACCCCAAAGCCGGACTTCCCCACATCAAACCAACAATCTACAACCTTATGTAACCCATCATAAACATAAACCTTACCGCTAGCACTACCTTCATACTTAAACCCGCGCACAACTCTTACCTCAATCCCATAATGCATACTCCTCTCCAACCCCAAATTCCCACTTTCAAGCTTCTGATGAGCACATTGCCTAAAGCACTTATCCTGACCACCATGTCCCGTATAAATGATCACATCCCCCGTATCCACATCATCCTCATACCCACCCGAAACAATAATACTCGTCGCAATTGGCTCCCCATTCGAACTCCTACTCGAAGGCAAGTAATCAATCCCAGCCTGAGGCTGCTCATGAATCCCAACCACACACAATTCCATCCtgaaaaagaacacatcccCTATCTCAATCCCGGGAATAGCTCCCACAATTCTCTTGTCCCGATTC includes:
- the LOC108200410 gene encoding histone-lysine N-methyltransferase family member SUVH9 — protein: MGSLLDFSAPQNDAVTPPPTIIQPKLEPLDSVSDSDSLAPSHPPGIPFPLSQSQPSPPPNPNSNANVYSEFSRISQLFNTAFSDKAPQNDVVSSDKAAQNDVVSSPDALAIVARPQEGLSASVNRIRHPQHSSELVRVTDLNIEDERYFREVVRKTRMLYENLRIYGNLNDEKGLVGRRSRNDLKASSVMRERGLWLNRDKRIVGAIPGIEIGDVFFFRMELCVVGIHEQPQAGIDYLPSSRSSNGEPIATSIIVSGGYEDDVDTGDVIIYTGHGGQDKCFRQCAHQKLESGNLGLERSMHYGIEVRVVRGFKYEGSASGKVYVYDGLHKVVDCWFDVGKSGFGVYKFKIVRLENQPERGSLVLRFAQNLRVRPLEVRPRGYVCLDMSMKKENVPVLLFNDIDRDHEPLAYQYLVKSVIPSYVYQFGSSGCNCVLGCLSNCFCAMKNGGQFAYDERGILIQGKPIIFECGPSCSCPPTCRNRVSQKGVKNTFEVFRSRETGWGVRSLDLIQAGSFLCEYAGVVLTRDQAQVISMAGDNLVYPRRFSERWAEWGDVSRVASNYVRPSHPSIPPLDFAMDVSSMRNVACYMSHSRSPNVMVQFVLYDHSNVLFPRLMLFALENIPPLRELSLDYGVADELSPKLAICN